The following is a genomic window from uncultured Hyphomonas sp..
ACCGTCTGTATGAAAAGTGGAAGCGCGCTGCTGCCTTCATGCCCGAACCGGTCGTGAAGCAATCAGATCGCCCAGCACGCTATGGCATGATCGCCATCGGCAGCTCCGATGCCGCCGTGACCGAAGCCCGTGATCGGCTCGAAGCTGCCGGCTTCCCGGTCGATTATATGCGTATTCGCGGCTTCCCCTTCAGCGACGACGTCGCCGCCTTTGTCGAAGCACATGAAGAAGTCTTCGTGGTCGAACAGAACCGCGATGCACAACTGATGAACCTGTTGATCACGGAAACCAGCGCCGCCAAGGAAAAGCTGGTGCCTGTGCTGCACTATTCCGGTGAACCGCTGAACTATCGTTTCGTCTGCGAAGCAGTGGAAACCGCCCTGAAAGTGAGGAAGATCGCATGACCTCCTTCGTCAAACCCAAGATCCGCAGACTGAACGAGCCGACCAATGCGCTCGGAAAGTCGCGCGCGGACTATGACGGCGCCATGTCCACGCTGTGCGCCGGATGCGGCCACGACAGTGTGACGGCGGCCCTTGCCCGCGCCTTCTACGAGCTTTCAACCGATCCGAAGGATGTAGTGAAAGTCTCCGGTATTGGATGTTCGTCCAAGACGACCACCTACTTCCTGAAGGACGCCCATGGCGCCAATACGGTGCACGGGCGCATGCCGTCCTTTGCCACTGGCGCCGCAGCGGTGAACAAGAACCTCACCTATGTCGGCGTGTCCGGAGATGGCGACAGCCTGTCCATTGGTCTTGGCCAAATGGCCCACGCGATCCGGCGCAATGTCGACATGATCTACATGCTGGAAAACAATGGTGTGTACGGACTGACCAAAGGCCAGTTCTCGGCCTCCAGCGATATCGGCTCCAAGGCCAAGAAGGGCGCGACCAACATGCTGCCGCCGATCGATCCGGCGATCATGGCCCTATCCATCGGCGCGACCTTCGTGGCACGCAGCTTCTCCGGCGACAAGGCACAGCTGGTCTCGCTGATCAAAGCCGGCATTGCCCATCGCGGCTTCGCCCTGATCGATGTGATTTCGCCCTGTGTCAGCT
Proteins encoded in this region:
- a CDS encoding 2-oxoacid:ferredoxin oxidoreductase subunit beta — encoded protein: MTSFVKPKIRRLNEPTNALGKSRADYDGAMSTLCAGCGHDSVTAALARAFYELSTDPKDVVKVSGIGCSSKTTTYFLKDAHGANTVHGRMPSFATGAAAVNKNLTYVGVSGDGDSLSIGLGQMAHAIRRNVDMIYMLENNGVYGLTKGQFSASSDIGSKAKKGATNMLPPIDPAIMALSIGATFVARSFSGDKAQLVSLIKAGIAHRGFALIDVISPCVSFNDHKGSTKSYAHTYQYYHKAVHADYVPPSEEITAAYDEGETMPVELHDGGSILLRKLDKDYDPTNRASAMEKLMQSQQTQEILTGLLYIDESRPAMAEHKKLPDTPLHSLPYAKLNPGAEALRKLQEEFR